The Pricia mediterranea genome includes a window with the following:
- the carB gene encoding carbamoyl-phosphate synthase large subunit, with the protein MPKREDIKSILIIGSGPIIIGQACEFDYAGSQALRSLREDGIETVLINSNPATIMTDPTMADHVYLKPLTTKSLIEILKAHPEIDAVLPTMGGQTALNLCIEADEKGIWEDFGVEIIGVDIDAINITEDREKFRELMLKIGVGMAPQATATSFLQGKEIAQKFGFPLVIRASYTLGGAGASIVYKPEEFDEMLSRGLEISPIHEVMIDKALIGWKEYELELLRDHNNNVVIICTIENMDPMGIHTGDSITVAPAMTLSDKTYQKMRDMAIHMMRSIGDFAGGCNVQFAVSPDENEDIIAIEINPRVSRSSALASKATGYPIAKIASKLAIGYHLNELENQITKSTSALFEPTLDYVIVKIPRWNFDKFEGSDRSLGLQMKSVGEVMGIGRSFQEALHKATQSLEIKRNGLGADGKGYKDYDQIIGKLTVPSWDRVFVIYDAIQLGIPLSRIHEITKIDMWFLKQYEELHQLEMEISTYTIASITRDLMLEAKQKGFADRQIAHMLDCYESEVHKKRTEEMEINRVYKLVDTCAAEFKAMTPYYYSTFEAEIERPDGTRYVENDSIVSDRKKIVVLGSGPNRIGQGIEFDYCCVHGVLAAAECGYETIMINCNPETVSTDFDTADKLYFEPVFWEHIYDIILHEKPEGVIVQLGGQTALKLAEKLDKYGIKIIGTSFKSLDLAEDRGSFSELLRENDIPFPEFGVAETADEALELADKLNFPLLVRPSYVLGGQGMKIVINKEELEEHVVDLLRKIPNNKLLLDHYLDGAIEAEADAICDGEDIYIIGIMEHIEPCGIHSGDSNATLPPFNLGEFVLQQIKDHTRKIALALNTVGLINIQFAVKDDIVYIIEANPRASRTVPFIAKAYGEPYVNYATKVMLGEKKIKDFEFKPHLDGFAIKQPVFSFNKFPNVNKNLGPEMKSTGESILFIDNLKDDQFYDLYTRRKMYLSK; encoded by the coding sequence ATGCCCAAAAGAGAAGATATAAAATCGATATTGATCATAGGTTCTGGCCCCATTATTATCGGCCAGGCCTGTGAATTCGACTACGCCGGATCTCAAGCTTTGCGAAGCCTTCGCGAAGACGGAATCGAAACCGTCTTGATCAATAGTAACCCGGCCACTATCATGACCGATCCGACCATGGCCGACCACGTTTACCTTAAACCGCTTACCACAAAATCCCTTATCGAGATATTAAAGGCACATCCGGAAATCGATGCCGTACTTCCGACCATGGGCGGACAGACCGCATTGAACCTTTGTATCGAGGCAGATGAAAAAGGAATTTGGGAAGATTTTGGCGTGGAGATTATAGGAGTCGATATCGATGCGATAAACATTACCGAAGATAGGGAGAAATTCCGTGAGCTGATGCTGAAAATCGGGGTAGGAATGGCGCCACAAGCGACGGCCACCTCGTTTTTACAGGGAAAGGAAATCGCGCAAAAATTCGGATTTCCCCTAGTCATCCGGGCTTCCTATACCTTAGGGGGCGCAGGGGCATCTATAGTTTACAAGCCGGAGGAATTTGACGAGATGCTCAGCCGAGGCCTCGAGATATCCCCGATACACGAAGTGATGATCGACAAGGCCCTGATCGGTTGGAAAGAATACGAACTCGAACTCTTGCGGGACCATAACAACAATGTAGTCATCATCTGTACCATTGAGAATATGGATCCAATGGGCATCCATACCGGCGATTCCATAACGGTCGCCCCGGCCATGACCCTTTCCGACAAGACCTACCAAAAGATGCGTGATATGGCGATTCATATGATGCGCAGTATCGGTGATTTTGCCGGGGGATGTAACGTACAGTTCGCCGTAAGTCCCGATGAGAACGAGGATATCATAGCGATAGAGATAAATCCCAGAGTATCGAGATCTTCAGCCCTGGCCTCAAAGGCCACGGGATATCCCATTGCTAAAATCGCCTCTAAATTGGCCATCGGCTATCATCTCAACGAGCTTGAAAATCAAATTACGAAATCTACATCCGCCCTTTTCGAACCGACGTTGGACTATGTTATCGTAAAGATACCGCGATGGAATTTCGACAAGTTCGAAGGTTCCGACCGAAGCCTGGGCCTACAGATGAAATCCGTCGGGGAGGTCATGGGTATCGGCCGCTCGTTCCAAGAGGCACTGCACAAAGCCACCCAGTCCCTTGAGATCAAAAGAAACGGTCTGGGCGCCGATGGCAAGGGCTATAAAGACTACGACCAGATTATCGGTAAACTGACCGTCCCGAGTTGGGACAGGGTGTTCGTGATCTACGATGCCATTCAGTTGGGGATTCCGCTCAGCCGGATCCATGAGATCACCAAGATCGACATGTGGTTCTTAAAGCAGTACGAAGAACTGCATCAGCTGGAAATGGAGATATCCACATATACCATCGCCAGCATTACCCGTGACCTGATGCTGGAGGCCAAGCAAAAAGGCTTTGCCGATCGCCAGATCGCCCACATGTTGGATTGCTATGAAAGCGAGGTGCATAAAAAACGGACAGAGGAGATGGAGATCAATCGGGTGTATAAACTGGTCGACACCTGTGCCGCTGAATTTAAGGCCATGACACCTTATTACTATTCTACTTTCGAGGCGGAAATCGAAAGACCGGACGGTACCCGTTATGTCGAAAATGACAGCATCGTCTCGGATCGGAAAAAAATCGTGGTGCTCGGGTCCGGCCCCAATAGGATAGGGCAGGGCATCGAATTTGACTATTGCTGTGTACACGGGGTACTGGCCGCTGCGGAATGTGGATATGAGACCATTATGATCAACTGCAATCCCGAAACGGTTTCCACTGATTTTGATACGGCGGACAAGCTGTACTTCGAACCGGTGTTCTGGGAGCATATCTACGATATTATCCTGCACGAAAAGCCTGAAGGTGTCATCGTACAGTTAGGAGGACAGACCGCATTGAAGTTGGCGGAAAAGTTGGACAAGTACGGTATCAAGATTATCGGGACCAGTTTTAAGTCCCTGGACCTCGCCGAAGACCGGGGCAGTTTTTCGGAGCTGTTGCGGGAGAATGACATTCCCTTTCCCGAGTTTGGGGTCGCCGAAACTGCGGACGAAGCCCTCGAACTGGCCGATAAGCTGAACTTCCCCCTCTTGGTACGGCCCTCTTACGTACTCGGGGGGCAAGGCATGAAAATTGTCATCAATAAAGAAGAGCTGGAGGAGCACGTGGTGGACCTCTTGCGGAAGATTCCCAATAACAAACTGCTCCTCGATCATTATCTCGACGGGGCCATAGAGGCCGAGGCCGATGCCATCTGCGACGGCGAGGATATTTACATTATAGGAATCATGGAGCATATCGAGCCCTGTGGCATACATTCCGGGGATTCGAACGCTACGCTTCCGCCCTTTAACCTGGGAGAATTCGTACTGCAACAGATTAAGGACCACACCAGAAAAATTGCCCTAGCGCTCAATACAGTGGGACTCATAAACATTCAATTCGCCGTCAAGGACGATATTGTGTACATCATAGAGGCCAATCCCAGGGCTTCGAGAACCGTACCCTTTATCGCCAAGGCCTACGGGGAACCTTATGTAAATTACGCTACCAAAGTGATGCTCGGCGAGAAAAAGATAAAGGATTTTGAGTTTAAGCCGCATCTGGACGGGTTTGCCATCAAGCAGCCGGTCTTCTCCTTTAATAAATTCCCGAACGTAAATAAAAATTTGGGACCGGAGATGAAAAGCACGGGGGAGAGCATTCTGTTTATCGATAATCTGAAAGACGATCAGTTTTACGACCTATACACACGACGGAAGATGTACCTTTCGAAGTAA
- a CDS encoding 6-phosphogluconate dehydrogenase, producing the protein MKKALFLTLGGVAVLFAIIYAFIYFVTFSDGIRSGELIKISRKGVIVKTWEGQISQGISGAQIFSFSVLDKDQEVIEKLQEYQGEYVKLEYVERYATFFWLGDTKYFVTSVERDQSPHFRR; encoded by the coding sequence ATGAAAAAAGCCCTATTCTTGACCCTTGGCGGAGTCGCTGTTCTTTTTGCGATAATCTATGCCTTTATTTATTTTGTCACGTTCAGCGATGGAATCCGTTCGGGCGAACTTATCAAGATCAGCCGCAAAGGGGTCATCGTCAAAACCTGGGAAGGCCAGATCAGCCAAGGTATATCGGGAGCACAAATATTTTCTTTTTCCGTTCTGGACAAAGATCAGGAAGTCATCGAAAAATTACAGGAATATCAGGGCGAATACGTTAAACTGGAGTACGTAGAACGCTACGCCACGTTTTTCTGGCTGGGCGACACCAAATACTTTGTCACCAGCGTTGAACGGGACCAATCACCTCATTTCAGGCGCTGA
- the gndA gene encoding NADP-dependent phosphogluconate dehydrogenase: MEDKYDFGLIGLGVMGRNFILNVADNGFSAFGHDLDQEKVDALKDEGDKEHKIDASTSIKTFAKALKQPRKIMLLVPAGKIVDSVIQSLLPHLDRGDIIIDGGNSFFTDTDRREEELQKRAIHFFGAGVSGGAKGARLGPSIMPGGSKSAYSHIKPIFEAVAAKYEGEPCVAYLGPKSAGNYVKMVHNGIEYGLMQLTSEIYDLLKKAGDFSNQELHDTYSQWNEGRLQSFLVEITSKIFVQKDDLNLSELGLLDQIKDKAKQKGTGKWTSQNAMDLGIPVPSIDIAVNMREISALLSERTAADKLYDRPETEKIDKTKLAELAEEALYFSFIVTYAQGLHVLAEASKEYGYQLDISVIAKIWRAGCIIRAGLLADITEAFEKDGDLPNLLVSPNFVEKVKGSVNSARELVAFGAKNAIPLPGLSNSLIYFDAYTSTRLPLNLIQAQRDYFGSHTYERLDKEGVFHTEWD, translated from the coding sequence ATGGAGGATAAATACGATTTTGGATTAATAGGTCTCGGGGTAATGGGGCGCAATTTTATTTTAAACGTCGCGGACAACGGATTTTCGGCGTTCGGTCATGACCTTGATCAAGAAAAGGTCGATGCGCTTAAGGATGAAGGGGACAAAGAACATAAGATCGATGCTTCTACCAGCATCAAGACGTTTGCGAAGGCCTTGAAACAACCTCGAAAGATTATGTTATTGGTGCCTGCCGGAAAGATCGTGGATTCTGTCATCCAAAGTCTTCTGCCTCACCTTGATCGCGGGGATATTATCATCGATGGCGGCAATTCTTTTTTTACGGATACCGATCGTCGCGAAGAGGAGCTGCAAAAAAGGGCTATCCACTTTTTTGGGGCCGGGGTTTCCGGAGGTGCAAAAGGAGCCCGACTGGGGCCGAGTATCATGCCGGGAGGTTCGAAATCGGCCTATTCCCACATCAAACCGATTTTTGAGGCGGTGGCCGCCAAATACGAGGGAGAGCCCTGTGTGGCGTATCTCGGACCGAAATCGGCCGGCAACTACGTGAAAATGGTCCACAATGGTATCGAATACGGGCTGATGCAACTTACCTCCGAAATTTATGACCTACTCAAAAAGGCGGGCGACTTTTCGAACCAAGAACTGCACGACACCTATTCCCAATGGAACGAGGGACGCCTACAATCCTTTTTAGTGGAAATCACCTCTAAGATTTTTGTGCAAAAAGACGACCTGAACCTAAGCGAACTTGGACTCCTTGATCAAATCAAGGACAAGGCCAAGCAGAAAGGTACCGGAAAATGGACCAGTCAGAATGCAATGGATTTGGGCATTCCTGTGCCATCCATAGACATTGCCGTGAATATGCGCGAAATTTCGGCCTTACTGTCCGAACGCACGGCAGCGGATAAACTCTACGACAGACCGGAAACGGAAAAAATCGACAAGACGAAGCTGGCAGAATTGGCGGAAGAGGCGCTCTATTTCTCTTTTATAGTAACCTATGCACAAGGGCTCCACGTATTGGCCGAGGCCTCGAAAGAATACGGATATCAACTTGATATAAGCGTTATCGCGAAAATCTGGCGAGCAGGCTGTATTATCCGTGCCGGCCTTTTGGCCGATATTACCGAAGCCTTTGAAAAAGATGGCGACCTGCCAAACCTTTTGGTTTCCCCAAATTTTGTGGAAAAAGTAAAGGGCAGTGTGAATTCGGCACGTGAACTGGTCGCCTTCGGGGCGAAAAATGCCATCCCGCTACCGGGACTATCTAATTCCCTTATTTATTTTGATGCCTATACCTCAACCCGCCTACCCTTGAACCTGATTCAGGCACAGCGCGACTATTTCGGTTCGCATACCTATGAGCGGTTGGACAAGGAAGGTGTTTTTCATACAGAATGGGATTAA
- the pgl gene encoding 6-phosphogluconolactonase: MMRLNISSTKQNTAENFTDYLVELIKKNDNLHVALSGGSTPKIVFDELASRNLPKSGWEKVHFYWGDERCVPPDDAESNYKMTDEHLLSKIEIPEENVHRIRGEEDPKQEAERYSRVLKENIPEVDGLPRFDLIILGMGDDGHTASIFPYEIGLWNADQFCEVAEHPNSGQKRVTITGRIINHAANVAFLVTGEGKAEKVGQIIDKTGDYKAYPASLVEPYKGNLIWFLDEAAAQNITDPKGSQI, encoded by the coding sequence ATGATGCGATTGAATATTTCAAGTACTAAACAGAATACGGCCGAGAATTTCACCGATTATCTGGTGGAACTCATTAAGAAGAACGACAATCTACACGTGGCCCTATCGGGCGGGAGTACGCCAAAAATCGTTTTTGATGAACTGGCATCCCGTAATCTTCCGAAAAGTGGGTGGGAGAAAGTCCACTTTTATTGGGGAGACGAGCGCTGCGTGCCACCGGACGATGCCGAAAGTAACTACAAGATGACCGATGAACATCTCTTATCGAAGATCGAGATTCCAGAAGAAAATGTACATCGCATCAGGGGGGAGGAGGATCCCAAACAGGAAGCCGAACGCTATTCCAGAGTGTTGAAGGAGAATATTCCGGAAGTGGACGGTCTTCCGAGGTTCGATCTTATTATTTTGGGAATGGGGGATGATGGTCATACAGCCTCTATTTTTCCTTATGAGATTGGGCTATGGAATGCCGATCAGTTTTGTGAGGTTGCGGAACACCCGAATTCGGGACAGAAAAGGGTGACAATAACAGGAAGAATTATCAACCATGCCGCCAACGTGGCTTTTCTGGTCACAGGAGAAGGAAAGGCAGAGAAAGTGGGACAGATCATAGATAAGACCGGCGATTATAAAGCCTATCCCGCAAGTTTGGTAGAACCCTACAAAGGCAACTTGATATGGTTTTTGGATGAGGCTGCGGCCCAAAATATTACAGATCCCAAGGGTTCTCAAATCTAG
- the rmuC gene encoding DNA recombination protein RmuC: MNEYLIYPGIGLVCIAIGYFLGNYIQGLKTKSSQSTLEERQRQLHHNLSVLEGRLSESEARTMRLQSDKTHLGNQIVRYRAELENLREKNREQKEEVAKLQERFTKEFENLANKILEEKSLKFTERNEKNIKNILTPLNEKIQLFEKKVEESRKENFGIYQALKQQLLNLSTQNLKITQEAENLTKALKGDSKMQGNWGELVLERVLERSGLEKDREYTVQKSFKKEDGSRLLPDVIINLPDNKKMIVDSKVSLTAYERMINADEDLRKGFLKAHVNSLKRHVDQLSSKKYEDLYAMESPDFVLMFIPIEPAFAVALNYDNNLYNKAFDQNIVIVTPTTLLATLRTIDSMWNNEKQQRNAIEIARQAGALYDKFEGFVSDLDKVGKKIDDAKSEYSGAMSKLVDGRGNIVISIEKLKKMGAKAKKSLPERILKRATEEEEKFEEGETGSRERPQRIGN, translated from the coding sequence ATGAACGAGTATCTTATCTATCCGGGTATAGGCCTTGTATGTATAGCCATCGGCTATTTCTTAGGGAATTACATTCAAGGCCTAAAAACCAAATCTAGCCAAAGTACCCTTGAAGAACGGCAACGACAATTGCACCATAATCTCAGCGTTCTAGAAGGCCGATTAAGTGAATCCGAAGCGCGAACCATGCGCCTGCAATCGGATAAAACGCATTTGGGCAACCAGATCGTACGCTATCGGGCCGAACTCGAGAATCTTCGGGAAAAAAACCGGGAGCAGAAAGAAGAAGTCGCAAAACTCCAGGAAAGGTTTACTAAGGAGTTCGAAAATCTCGCCAATAAAATACTGGAGGAAAAAAGCCTGAAGTTTACGGAGCGTAACGAGAAAAATATAAAGAATATTTTAACGCCGCTGAACGAAAAGATACAGTTGTTCGAGAAAAAAGTCGAGGAGAGTCGAAAGGAAAATTTTGGCATTTATCAAGCGCTCAAACAACAACTACTGAACTTAAGCACCCAGAACCTAAAAATAACCCAAGAGGCGGAAAACCTGACCAAGGCGCTCAAAGGCGACAGTAAAATGCAGGGTAATTGGGGGGAGCTGGTGTTGGAGCGCGTGCTTGAAAGATCGGGACTAGAAAAGGACCGCGAATACACGGTTCAAAAAAGCTTTAAAAAGGAGGACGGCTCCCGCCTACTGCCGGATGTCATCATCAACCTTCCGGACAACAAAAAGATGATTGTCGATTCCAAGGTTTCCTTGACCGCCTATGAGCGTATGATAAATGCGGACGAGGATTTGCGGAAAGGGTTTTTGAAGGCGCATGTCAATTCCCTCAAAAGACATGTGGACCAGCTGTCCTCAAAAAAATATGAGGACCTCTACGCCATGGAGAGTCCCGATTTCGTACTCATGTTCATCCCCATCGAGCCGGCTTTCGCCGTTGCGCTAAATTACGATAACAACCTGTATAACAAGGCCTTCGACCAGAATATCGTCATAGTGACCCCCACGACGCTGTTGGCGACCCTACGTACCATCGACAGCATGTGGAACAACGAAAAACAACAGCGAAATGCCATTGAAATCGCCCGGCAGGCCGGGGCCCTCTACGACAAATTCGAGGGTTTTGTATCCGACCTTGACAAAGTGGGCAAGAAGATAGACGATGCCAAATCGGAGTATAGCGGGGCCATGAGCAAGCTGGTCGATGGCCGCGGCAATATTGTCATAAGCATTGAAAAACTAAAAAAAATGGGCGCAAAAGCGAAAAAGTCCCTTCCAGAACGTATATTGAAACGCGCAACGGAAGAGGAAGAAAAATTTGAGGAAGGAGAAACTGGAAGCAGGGAACGGCCGCAACGTATAGGGAATTAA
- the zwf gene encoding glucose-6-phosphate dehydrogenase has translation MNKTENQMLVIFGASGDLTARKLVPAIVSLAQDGYLPENFVVLGASRTPYSDGEFRKKVVLESKYLDEKMENGQEKFLAEFSDKLFYHELSDDQSSDYAPLKKRMESLNSDYGTDANYMFYLSTPPSAYGPISKNLYNQGLTEEDQGWRRLIVEKPFGYSLKSAKELNEKLHRYFKESQIFRIDHYLGKETVQNLLVTRFANSIFEPLWNRHYIHHVEITSAESGGIGKRGKYYDKSGALRDMFQSHLLQIVALIIMEPPLSADAEEIRNEKLKALKSLRIMTDPEVLRRDTIRAQYISATVDGKEVKGYRQEENVDPESKTETYAALKFYVDNWRWADVPFYVRTAKRMPTKVTEAVIHFKTPHHQIFKDSSMHSKDNKLIIRIQPDEGILIKFGVKVPGQGFKVERANLDFYYSSLTDSHVMEAYERLLLDAMQGDATLYARADEVEAAWAFVDPILKYWKDSNQNVYGYSAGAWGPKNADELLEGHHTWRNPGEQLADDPGFCVIS, from the coding sequence ATGAACAAGACAGAAAATCAGATGTTGGTTATATTCGGCGCCTCGGGCGATCTGACCGCAAGAAAATTAGTTCCGGCCATCGTCAGTTTGGCCCAAGATGGCTATTTACCTGAAAATTTTGTGGTTTTGGGAGCGAGCCGTACCCCGTACTCGGATGGGGAGTTTCGGAAAAAGGTCGTCTTGGAAAGCAAATATCTGGACGAAAAGATGGAGAACGGCCAGGAAAAATTTTTAGCGGAGTTTAGCGATAAACTTTTCTACCATGAGTTAAGTGACGATCAGTCTTCGGATTACGCCCCGTTGAAAAAGCGGATGGAGTCGTTGAATTCAGATTATGGCACTGATGCTAATTATATGTTCTACCTTTCTACGCCGCCCTCGGCGTATGGGCCTATTTCAAAAAATCTTTACAATCAAGGGCTTACGGAAGAAGACCAAGGTTGGCGCCGGCTTATTGTCGAAAAACCTTTTGGTTACAGTCTCAAGTCCGCAAAGGAATTAAATGAAAAACTGCACCGCTACTTTAAGGAATCGCAAATTTTCAGGATCGACCATTACCTGGGGAAAGAAACGGTACAGAACCTTTTGGTGACCCGATTTGCCAATAGCATTTTCGAGCCTTTGTGGAACCGCCACTATATACACCACGTGGAGATTACCAGTGCAGAGAGCGGCGGGATCGGCAAGCGAGGTAAGTATTACGATAAATCGGGAGCGCTACGGGATATGTTCCAGAGCCATTTGCTACAGATCGTTGCCCTTATTATAATGGAGCCTCCCCTGTCAGCCGACGCCGAGGAAATACGCAATGAAAAACTGAAGGCCTTGAAATCCCTTCGTATCATGACCGACCCCGAGGTGTTGCGTAGGGATACCATAAGGGCCCAGTATATAAGCGCAACGGTGGATGGCAAAGAGGTAAAGGGATATCGGCAGGAAGAAAATGTGGATCCCGAATCAAAGACAGAAACCTATGCGGCACTCAAATTTTATGTGGATAACTGGCGTTGGGCCGATGTGCCTTTTTATGTGCGTACCGCCAAGCGGATGCCGACCAAGGTAACGGAAGCGGTTATCCATTTTAAGACCCCGCACCATCAGATTTTCAAGGATTCGAGCATGCACAGCAAAGACAATAAGCTGATTATACGAATTCAGCCTGACGAGGGCATTTTGATCAAGTTCGGGGTCAAAGTACCTGGTCAAGGCTTTAAGGTCGAACGGGCGAACCTCGATTTTTATTATTCCAGCCTAACGGACAGTCATGTTATGGAAGCCTATGAGCGACTACTTTTAGATGCAATGCAGGGCGATGCGACCCTTTACGCACGGGCAGATGAGGTGGAAGCTGCCTGGGCCTTCGTAGATCCGATTCTAAAATATTGGAAGGATTCGAACCAGAATGTTTACGGATATTCGGCCGGAGCTTGGGGACCCAAAAACGCGGATGAGCTGCTGGAGGGCCATCATACTTGGCGTAATCCTGGCGAACAGTTGGCGGACGATCCCGGATTCTGTGTGATATCCTAA
- a CDS encoding tetratricopeptide repeat-containing hybrid sensor histidine kinase/response regulator, with the protein MTFRILLLLCFIFCWPQNSSSQENLAQQNDTLQTIIEKSNKAYDRYDYKNVIKHGASLIERGKRLNDDHATFLGYDMLGGVYSEIGDTVRGRMYSEKALEIARNAQADSLISWGTLNLAIFYSERPQTYQKAVGLFEESIAINKEYQQHSQLLLTYINLSWTHLDHGNPEMAYTVLKKALSLSSTLEGNTLNKHYVEMLLGRYYLATKKYSPAISRLKSVAKEADRDSIVDLALEAYEHLTLGYQGIQDYKNAYNSLTKYNRYKQKSFTEEKIEEAEKAKAKFNLQETQKDLNAALREKQYSERLIAKSKTLNTIFILATVILLIALLGFYLLFKSRKKYIGRLKTRNKELKTAKEKAEKLSKVKTRFLSTVSHELRTPLYGVIGISTLLREDEDLKAYEDDLKSLKFSADYLLALVNDVLLLSKMDAEAITLSQQPYKLGTLIQNIVRSFEFILQKNNNTLHLQIHEDLPNALIGDSMRLSQILINLIGNAAKFNQNGNIWLTLDLVKMTKKNLYRTRFTIKDDGPGIPLDKQKVIFEEFSQIEQTNHDYKGSGLGLTIVKKLLKLYKSDIHLKSEPGEGSEFSFVLNLKEDTVNPGKSPKKSTVPNLDDSFRERNLHVLVVDDNRINQKITQKILERHHIASSLANDGQQAVNMHKSQKFDMILMDINMPKINGMQAAKMIRDIDEKTPIIALTAVELDEIRDKILDSGISDIIHKPYEIHEFLKMVRDNLPSETVDIHK; encoded by the coding sequence ATGACCTTCCGAATCCTTCTTCTGCTTTGTTTTATATTCTGCTGGCCACAGAATAGCTCATCCCAAGAAAATCTTGCCCAACAAAATGATACGCTACAGACGATTATCGAAAAATCGAATAAAGCCTATGATCGCTATGATTATAAAAATGTCATAAAGCACGGGGCATCGCTCATTGAAAGGGGGAAAAGACTGAATGACGACCATGCTACATTTTTGGGATACGATATGCTAGGAGGCGTCTATTCAGAAATCGGCGATACCGTTAGAGGCAGAATGTATTCGGAGAAAGCGCTGGAAATAGCTCGTAACGCCCAAGCGGATAGCCTTATTTCTTGGGGTACTTTGAACCTTGCCATCTTTTATTCCGAAAGGCCGCAGACCTATCAAAAAGCGGTTGGACTTTTCGAGGAAAGCATCGCCATCAACAAGGAATACCAGCAACACAGTCAACTTCTACTGACCTACATCAATCTATCTTGGACGCATTTAGACCACGGTAACCCCGAAATGGCGTATACCGTCTTGAAAAAAGCCCTTTCGCTTTCCAGTACCTTGGAGGGAAATACGCTGAACAAGCACTACGTCGAAATGCTGCTGGGACGGTATTATTTGGCCACAAAAAAATACTCTCCAGCCATCTCCCGACTCAAATCCGTTGCAAAGGAGGCGGATAGGGATTCCATCGTTGACCTTGCCCTAGAAGCCTACGAACATTTGACCTTGGGATATCAAGGCATACAGGATTATAAAAATGCTTACAATAGTCTGACCAAATACAACCGGTACAAACAAAAATCCTTTACCGAAGAAAAAATCGAGGAGGCCGAAAAAGCGAAGGCAAAATTCAATCTTCAAGAGACCCAAAAAGACTTGAACGCCGCACTGCGGGAAAAACAATATTCAGAGCGACTCATCGCGAAGTCGAAAACCCTGAACACAATTTTTATTCTCGCTACCGTAATACTGCTCATTGCTCTTTTGGGGTTTTACCTACTTTTTAAGAGCAGAAAAAAATACATCGGCCGGCTCAAAACGAGAAATAAGGAACTGAAAACGGCCAAGGAAAAAGCCGAAAAACTATCGAAGGTCAAAACACGTTTTCTATCTACGGTCAGCCATGAACTACGCACCCCGTTATATGGCGTGATAGGCATATCTACCCTGCTCAGGGAAGATGAAGACCTCAAGGCCTATGAAGACGACCTCAAATCGCTTAAATTCTCCGCAGATTACCTATTGGCACTTGTCAATGATGTGCTACTGCTCAGTAAAATGGATGCGGAAGCGATTACGCTGTCACAGCAGCCCTACAAGCTAGGAACCCTGATTCAAAACATCGTCCGGTCCTTCGAATTCATCCTACAGAAGAACAATAATACATTGCATCTACAAATTCATGAGGATCTCCCCAATGCTTTGATCGGCGATTCGATGCGCTTATCGCAAATATTGATAAATCTAATCGGTAATGCCGCAAAATTCAACCAAAACGGTAATATATGGCTGACGTTGGATCTGGTCAAAATGACCAAAAAGAACTTATACAGAACCCGGTTTACCATCAAGGATGATGGTCCTGGGATACCGTTGGACAAACAAAAGGTGATCTTCGAGGAATTCTCGCAAATTGAACAGACCAATCATGATTACAAGGGCTCGGGACTAGGCCTGACCATAGTCAAAAAGCTATTGAAGCTTTATAAGAGTGACATTCATCTCAAAAGCGAACCTGGGGAAGGCTCAGAATTTAGCTTCGTTCTGAACCTCAAGGAAGATACCGTCAATCCAGGCAAAAGTCCCAAAAAATCTACTGTCCCAAATCTGGACGATAGTTTTAGAGAGCGTAATTTGCATGTGCTTGTGGTGGATGACAATAGAATCAATCAAAAAATTACACAAAAGATTCTCGAACGCCATCATATTGCATCCAGTCTTGCGAACGACGGGCAGCAGGCCGTGAACATGCATAAATCCCAAAAATTCGATATGATTTTGATGGATATCAACATGCCTAAAATCAACGGGATGCAAGCTGCTAAAATGATTCGGGATATCGATGAAAAGACTCCGATAATCGCTTTGACCGCCGTTGAGCTGGACGAGATACGGGATAAAATTCTCGATTCAGGAATCAGTGATATCATCCACAAACCCTATGAAATCCATGAATTTTTGAAAATGGTTCGAGACAACCTACCGTCCGAAACGGTCGATATACACAAGTAG